A single genomic interval of Musa acuminata AAA Group cultivar baxijiao chromosome BXJ3-4, Cavendish_Baxijiao_AAA, whole genome shotgun sequence harbors:
- the LOC135635188 gene encoding autophagy-related protein 16-like isoform X2: protein MSPEEIGTAAIKRAIVALRKRHLLEEGAHARAINALSRPLVAQGLEWKEKAENLELELQQCYKAHTRLSEQLVVEIAECRESKALVQEKEESINNLQNDISLAREENLQIKQDLDEKTKALDLLMSENQSLKAQLEEIRLKLKKTETENKDLIDRWMLEKMNSAEKLNEAYFIQLSSIEH, encoded by the exons AT GAGCCCGGAAGAGATCGGGACGGCGGCGATCAAGCGCGCCATCGTGGCGCTCCGAAAGCGGCATTTGCTCGAGGAAGGCGCCCACGCTCGGGCCATCAACGCCCTCTCCAGACCCCTCGTCGCGCAG GGCTTGGAGTGGAAGGAAAAAGCTGAAAACCTTGAGCTGGAACTGCAACAATGTTACAAAGCTCACACACGGTTATCTGAACAGCTTGTGGTAGAAATTGCAGAATGCAGAGAATCAAAAGCCCTCGTTCAAGAGAAAGaagaatcaattaataatttgcaAAATGACATCTCACTAGCAAG GGAAGAAAACCTACAAATTAAGCAGGACCTAGATGAAAAGACAAAAGCTTTGGATTTGTTAATGAGTGAAAACCAGTCACTCAAAGCACAACTTGAGGAGATTAGATTGAAACTGAAAAAAACAGAGACTGAGAACAAGGATTTAATTGATCGTTGGATGCTTGAGAAGATGAATTCTGCAGAAAAGCTAAATGAG GCATATTTCATACAATTATCTTCCATAGAGCATTAG
- the LOC135635188 gene encoding autophagy-related protein 16-like isoform X1 codes for MSMSLWEVVETPYFRSPEEIGTAAIKRAIVALRKRHLLEEGAHARAINALSRPLVAQGLEWKEKAENLELELQQCYKAHTRLSEQLVVEIAECRESKALVQEKEESINNLQNDISLAREENLQIKQDLDEKTKALDLLMSENQSLKAQLEEIRLKLKKTETENKDLIDRWMLEKMNSAEKLNEAYFIQLSSIEH; via the exons ATGAGCATGAGTTTGTGGGAAGTTGTCGAAACCCCCTATTTCAG GAGCCCGGAAGAGATCGGGACGGCGGCGATCAAGCGCGCCATCGTGGCGCTCCGAAAGCGGCATTTGCTCGAGGAAGGCGCCCACGCTCGGGCCATCAACGCCCTCTCCAGACCCCTCGTCGCGCAG GGCTTGGAGTGGAAGGAAAAAGCTGAAAACCTTGAGCTGGAACTGCAACAATGTTACAAAGCTCACACACGGTTATCTGAACAGCTTGTGGTAGAAATTGCAGAATGCAGAGAATCAAAAGCCCTCGTTCAAGAGAAAGaagaatcaattaataatttgcaAAATGACATCTCACTAGCAAG GGAAGAAAACCTACAAATTAAGCAGGACCTAGATGAAAAGACAAAAGCTTTGGATTTGTTAATGAGTGAAAACCAGTCACTCAAAGCACAACTTGAGGAGATTAGATTGAAACTGAAAAAAACAGAGACTGAGAACAAGGATTTAATTGATCGTTGGATGCTTGAGAAGATGAATTCTGCAGAAAAGCTAAATGAG GCATATTTCATACAATTATCTTCCATAGAGCATTAG